The Streptomyces sp. NBC_01268 genome segment ACAGCTTGGCGTTGGGGCCGCGGCGTTCGGCGCCGGCCTCGCCGACGACGTGGACGAGTCCGGAGCCCCTGAGCCGTTCGACGAGGTCGGCGACGGTGGGCCGGGAGAGTCCGGTGAGCGTCTTGAGCTGGGTCGCCGTCAACGGGCCCTCGTCCTGGAGCAGGCGCAGGGCGAGCCGGTCGTTGATGGCCCGGGCGGTGCTCGGGGATGCGGCCATGCGGTGATCCTCTCAGACGGTCCGGCAGCGCCTTCCGCCCGCCCCACTATTTATCAGGGAGGGTTCCTGATAGTTTACGCGGCCAACAGCACACACCGGCTCCGGGGAGGGCATCACATGGCGGACGGAACCGTCTTCACCACCCAGCGGCTACGACGGGCCCGCTTCGCCGTCGCCGCCGTCTTCTGCGTCCACGGCGCGGTCACGGGCAGCTTCGCGACCCGGATCCCCTGGATCCAGGAGCACGCCGGGGTCAGCGCGGGCCAGCTCGGCCTGGCCCTCGCCTTCCCCGCGATCGGCGCCTCCCTGGCGATGCCGCTGGCCGGGGCCGTCAGCCACCGCTTCGGCGCCCGCACCGCGCTGCGCGGCCTGCTCGCGCTGTGGACGCTCGCGCTGACCCTGCCCTCGCTGGCGCCGAACGTGTACGGCCTGTGCGCGGTGCTCTTCCTCTACGGCGCCACCGCCGGGATGTCCGACGTGGCGATGAACGCCCTCGGCGTCGAGGTCGAGAACCGGCTCGGCCGCTCGATCATGTCCAGCCTGCACGGGATGTGGAGCGTGGGCGCCCTGCTCGGCTCCGCGGCCGGCACCCTCGCCGCCCACCTCGGCGTCGACGCCCGGGTGCACCACCTGACCGCCGCCCTGGTCCTCACCGCCCTCGGCCTGGTCTTCTGCCAGGGCGTCCTCGACCTGCGCAGCACCCCCGACGAGGAGCCGCCGCCGCGCTTCGCGCTGCCCCCGAAGTCCGCCCTGGTGATCGGCGCGATCGGCTTCTGCGCGGTCTTCGCGGAGGGCGCGAGCCTGGACTGGTCCGCCGTCTACCTCAAGGACGAGCTGGGCACCTCGGCCGGGCTCGCGGCCGCCTCGACCACCGCCTTCGCGCTGACCATGGCCGTCGCGCGGCTGGCCGGCGACCGGGTCGTGGACCGTTTCGGCGCGGAGCGCACGGTGCGGGTCGGCGGGCTCGCGGCCACGGCCGGCGGGGTGCTCGTGGTGTTCGCCCCGCACGCGGCCCTGGCGATGGCCGGATTCGGACTGATCGGGCTCGGGGTGGCCGTCGTCGTCCCGCTCGCCTTCGCCGCCGCCGGGCGCAGCGGCCCGAACCCGAGCCAGGCCATCGCGGGCGTCGCCACCATCACGTACACCTCGGGGCTCATCGCCCCCTCGGCGATCGGCGGCATCGCGAACGCGACCTCCCTGGTCGTCTCGTTCGGCCTGGTCACGCTGCTCTCCTTCGGCCTGGTGCTCGGCGCGGGCGTGCTGCGCAACCGGGCCCGGGCCACCGCGGGGGCGGCCGGGACGGGTGCGGACTTCCGGGAAGGGGTCCACTGACCGGCGGCGCATTACCATGTGGCTGATCTTTTTCGGCCATGACCCGGCCATCGGAACCCGGAGAACTGGAGCGACCACATGAGCCTCGGCGTGCGCTGGAAACTGCACGGCGACGGGAGGACACCCGCTCCGGGGGCCGTCGTCCGGCCGGACGAGCGCCTGTCCTGGCCCCGTACCGTCGGGCTCGGTGCCCAGCACGTGGTCGCGATGTTCGGCGCCTCGTTCGTCGCCCCGGTGCTCATGGGCCTGGACCCGAACCTGGCGATCATGATGTCCGGCGTCGCGACCGTGATCTTCCTGCTCGCGACCCGGGGCACGGTCCCCTCGTACCTGGGCTGCTCGCTCTCGTTCGTGGGCGTCGCCGCCGCGATCCGGGCCTCCGGCGGCACCAGCGCCACCGTGACCGGTGCGGTGTTCGTGGTCGGCGGCGTGCTCTTCCTGGCCGGCCTCGCGGTGCGGAAGTTCGGCGCGCGGATCATCCACGCGGCGATGCCGCCGGTGGTCACCGGCGCCGTGGTCATGCTGATCGGCTTCAACCTGGCCCCGGTCACGGCGTCCACGTACTGGCCGCAGGACCAGTGGACGGCCCTGCTGGTCATGCTGTTCACCGGGCTCGCCGTGGTCTGCCTGCGCGGCTTCTGGTCGCGGATCGCGATCTTCCTCGGCCTGATCTTCGGCTACGCCATCTCCTGGGTCTTCGACCTGGTCTTCGGCAAGATCCACTCGGTGTCCCCGGGCGGTCAGGTCACCGATCACTGGCGGCTCGACCTGTCCGCCGTCTCCCAGGCCGACTGGATCGGCCTGCCCACCTTCCACGGCCCGAGCTTCGAGTGGTCGGCGATCCTGGTGGCGCTGCCGGTGGTGATCGCGCTGATCGCGGAGAACGCCGGGCACGTGAAGGCCGTCGGCGAGATGACCGGCGACTCCCTGGACGACAAGCTGGGCACCGCGATCGCCGCGGACGGCGCCGCGTCCATGCTGTCCACCGCCGTGGGCGGCCCGCCGAACACCACGTACTCCGAGAACATCGGCGTCATGGCCGCCACCCGCGTCTACTCCACCGCCGCCTACTGGGCCGCGGCCGGCTTCGCGCTGCTCTTCGGCCTCTGCCCGAAGTTCGGCGCGGTCGTGGCCGCCATCCCCGGCGGTGTGCTCGGCGGCATCACCGTGATCCTCTACGGCATGATCGGCCTGCTCGGCGCCCAGATCTGGATCAACGCCAAGGTCGACCTGCGCAACCCGCTCAACCTGGTGCCCGCCGCGGCCGGCATCATCATCGGCGTCGGCGGGGTGAAGCTCACCTTCACCGACACCTTCGAGCTCGGCGGCATCGCCCTCGGCACGATCGTGGTCATCACCGGCTACCACGTGCTGCGCGCCTTCGCCCCGGCCCACCTCAAGCAGCAGGAGCCGCTGCTGGACTCGGGCACCAGCTCGTACGAGGGCACGGCGGACGAGGAGAAGACCGCCAAGCCGTAGGCGATTCGCCCGTTCTGGGGAAGCCGGGCGGCGGAACCCCTCCGTCCGGCTCCGTGACTGCCACGCTGCAACCAT includes the following:
- a CDS encoding uracil-xanthine permease family protein, with the protein product MSLGVRWKLHGDGRTPAPGAVVRPDERLSWPRTVGLGAQHVVAMFGASFVAPVLMGLDPNLAIMMSGVATVIFLLATRGTVPSYLGCSLSFVGVAAAIRASGGTSATVTGAVFVVGGVLFLAGLAVRKFGARIIHAAMPPVVTGAVVMLIGFNLAPVTASTYWPQDQWTALLVMLFTGLAVVCLRGFWSRIAIFLGLIFGYAISWVFDLVFGKIHSVSPGGQVTDHWRLDLSAVSQADWIGLPTFHGPSFEWSAILVALPVVIALIAENAGHVKAVGEMTGDSLDDKLGTAIAADGAASMLSTAVGGPPNTTYSENIGVMAATRVYSTAAYWAAAGFALLFGLCPKFGAVVAAIPGGVLGGITVILYGMIGLLGAQIWINAKVDLRNPLNLVPAAAGIIIGVGGVKLTFTDTFELGGIALGTIVVITGYHVLRAFAPAHLKQQEPLLDSGTSSYEGTADEEKTAKP
- a CDS encoding MFS transporter, whose product is MADGTVFTTQRLRRARFAVAAVFCVHGAVTGSFATRIPWIQEHAGVSAGQLGLALAFPAIGASLAMPLAGAVSHRFGARTALRGLLALWTLALTLPSLAPNVYGLCAVLFLYGATAGMSDVAMNALGVEVENRLGRSIMSSLHGMWSVGALLGSAAGTLAAHLGVDARVHHLTAALVLTALGLVFCQGVLDLRSTPDEEPPPRFALPPKSALVIGAIGFCAVFAEGASLDWSAVYLKDELGTSAGLAAASTTAFALTMAVARLAGDRVVDRFGAERTVRVGGLAATAGGVLVVFAPHAALAMAGFGLIGLGVAVVVPLAFAAAGRSGPNPSQAIAGVATITYTSGLIAPSAIGGIANATSLVVSFGLVTLLSFGLVLGAGVLRNRARATAGAAGTGADFREGVH